One genomic region from Mycobacterium basiliense encodes:
- a CDS encoding dihydroorotase, producing MSVLLRGVRLYGEGQPVDVLVGGPGYEGQIADIGPGLAIPDTADVIDATGQVLLPGLVDLHTHLREPGREYAEDIETGSAAAALGGYTAVFAMANTHPVADSPVVTEHVWHRGQQVGLVDVHPVGAVTVGLAGVELTEMGMMNAGAAGVRMFSDDGLCVHNPLVMRRALEYATGLGVLIAQHAEEPRLTEGAVAHEGPAAARLGLAGWPRAAEESIVARDALLARDAGARVHICHASTAGTVEILRWAKEQGISITAEVTPHHLMLDDARLASYDGVNRVNPPLREASDASALRQALADGIIDCVATDHAPHAEHEKCVEFSAARPGMLGLQTALSVVAQTMVNPGLLTWRDVARVMSENPAQIVGLPDHGRPLAVGEPANLTVVDPDATWLVAGGELASRSANTPYEAMTLPVTVTVTLLRGKITARDGKSPA from the coding sequence ATGAGCGTGCTGCTGCGCGGCGTCCGGCTCTATGGTGAGGGACAACCGGTCGACGTGCTGGTCGGCGGTCCCGGCTATGAGGGCCAGATCGCTGATATCGGTCCTGGACTTGCCATTCCGGATACCGCAGATGTTATCGATGCTACCGGGCAGGTGCTGTTGCCCGGATTGGTCGATCTGCACACGCACCTGCGAGAACCCGGCCGTGAATATGCGGAGGATATTGAAACTGGTTCGGCCGCAGCGGCTCTGGGGGGCTATACCGCGGTCTTTGCGATGGCCAATACGCACCCCGTGGCGGATAGTCCGGTGGTCACCGAACACGTCTGGCATCGCGGCCAGCAGGTAGGGCTGGTGGATGTGCACCCCGTCGGCGCGGTCACCGTCGGGTTGGCCGGTGTCGAGCTCACCGAGATGGGGATGATGAACGCCGGTGCTGCCGGGGTGCGCATGTTCTCCGATGACGGCCTGTGTGTCCACAACCCGTTGGTGATGCGCCGCGCCCTGGAATATGCCACCGGCCTGGGTGTGCTGATCGCTCAGCACGCCGAGGAGCCCCGGCTGACTGAAGGTGCGGTTGCGCACGAGGGCCCGGCCGCCGCACGGCTGGGCCTGGCGGGATGGCCCAGAGCGGCCGAGGAATCGATCGTTGCTCGGGACGCCCTGCTTGCCCGCGATGCGGGCGCCCGCGTGCACATCTGCCATGCCTCTACCGCAGGCACCGTTGAGATATTGAGATGGGCTAAAGAACAAGGCATTTCGATCACCGCCGAAGTCACCCCCCACCACTTGATGCTTGACGATGCCAGGTTGGCCAGCTACGACGGAGTCAATCGGGTCAACCCGCCGCTGCGTGAAGCCTCCGACGCCAGCGCGCTGCGCCAGGCGCTGGCCGACGGGATCATCGACTGTGTGGCAACCGATCACGCCCCGCACGCCGAGCACGAGAAGTGCGTCGAGTTTTCCGCTGCGCGCCCTGGCATGCTCGGGTTACAGACCGCGTTGTCGGTGGTGGCGCAGACCATGGTGAACCCGGGCCTGTTGACCTGGCGCGACGTCGCGCGGGTGATGAGTGAGAATCCCGCGCAGATCGTGGGCCTGCCTGACCATGGCCGCCCGCTGGCGGTGGGGGAGCCGGCCAACCTGACCGTGGTGGACCCGGACGCCACCTGGCTGGTCGCGGGCGGCGAGTTGGCCAGTCGGTCGGCCAACACGCCCTATGAGGCAATGACATTGCCCGTCACCGTCACAGTGACGCTGCTGCGCGGGAAGATCACCGCACGGGACGGGAAGAGCCCGGCATGA